One Roseburia rectibacter DNA window includes the following coding sequences:
- a CDS encoding DUF3781 domain-containing protein has translation MEDKKILLDNINKIHTTELGVDRIKRNLKIDIVDVVEYCKNKVLDENCHIYKQGKNWYCEIGNVKITINSYSYTIITAHIIK, from the coding sequence ATGGAAGATAAAAAAATATTACTCGATAATATTAACAAAATTCATACAACTGAACTGGGAGTTGATAGAATTAAAAGAAATCTAAAAATAGATATAGTAGATGTTGTTGAGTATTGCAAAAATAAGGTGTTGGATGAAAATTGCCATATATACAAACAAGGTAAAAATTGGTATTGCGAAATTGGAAATGTCAAAATCACTATCAATTCATATAGTTATACAATTATTACAGCACATATTATTAAGTAA
- a CDS encoding GNAT family N-acetyltransferase, with product MKIREVNENKKQFIALLLLADEQENMIDHYLEKGTMYVLEDGNVKAECVVTDEDNGILEIKNIAVDPQNQGQGYGKALIDFLVSKYADEYSILQVGTGDSPLTVPFYEKCGFVRSHNIPNFFTDNYDHPIYECGVQLIDMVYLQRYL from the coding sequence ATGAAAATCCGAGAAGTGAATGAGAATAAAAAGCAATTTATAGCATTATTGTTATTAGCTGATGAGCAGGAAAATATGATTGATCACTATCTTGAAAAAGGTACTATGTATGTACTTGAAGATGGTAATGTAAAAGCTGAATGTGTCGTTACTGATGAAGATAATGGAATACTTGAAATTAAAAATATTGCAGTTGATCCTCAGAATCAAGGACAGGGCTATGGGAAAGCATTGATTGACTTCCTTGTAAGTAAATATGCAGATGAATATTCTATTTTGCAGGTTGGAACAGGTGACAGCCCGTTGACCGTACCGTTTTATGAAAAATGCGGATTTGTCCGATCTCACAATATTCCGAATTTCTTTACGGACAATTATGACCACCCAATTTATGAGTGTGGTGTACAGTTAATAGATATGGTATATTTGCAAAGATATTTATAA
- a CDS encoding radical SAM mobile pair system MarR family transcriptional regulator: MNGGFLVTKIKQLGDRIFEKILSEKNIDAFNGAQGRILYVLWQEDGISIRSLSIKCGLAITSLTTMLERMENQGLIRRVQSETDKRKTLLFLTEKAHALKDEYDSVSDKMGSIYYKGFSEEEITQFEECLDRIRKNLEEWQKS; encoded by the coding sequence ATGAATGGAGGATTTCTTGTTACCAAAATAAAACAACTTGGAGATCGAATCTTTGAGAAGATTCTCAGCGAAAAGAATATTGATGCGTTTAACGGAGCCCAAGGGCGTATTCTTTATGTACTGTGGCAGGAGGATGGAATCTCAATCAGGTCACTCTCGATTAAGTGTGGATTAGCGATAACTTCTCTTACTACGATGCTGGAAAGAATGGAAAATCAAGGGCTGATAAGACGTGTTCAGTCTGAAACGGACAAAAGGAAAACACTCCTGTTTCTGACTGAAAAAGCACATGCCTTAAAGGACGAATACGATTCTGTATCTGATAAAATGGGCAGTATTTACTACAAAGGTTTTTCGGAGGAAGAAATTACCCAGTTTGAGGAATGCCTCGACCGTATCAGAAAGAATCTTGAGGAGTGGCAGAAATCATGA
- a CDS encoding radical SAM mobile pair protein A, with product MSICIKDQIQNMNIVIGCTVGCAYCYARNNVKRWHMIDDFADPEFFPGKLKMMEKKRPQNFLLTGMSDLSGWKSEWRDEVFEKIRENPQHQFLFLTKRPDLLDFDTDLENAWFGVTVTRKAELWRIDALRENVRAKHYHVTFEPLFDNPGSVDLSGINWIVVGTMTGVQSRKVHTEPEWAWSLTDQAHVLDIPVFMKEDLVPIIGNENMIQEMPDEFNKVLEVQKSWQK from the coding sequence ATGAGTATTTGTATCAAAGATCAGATTCAAAACATGAATATCGTCATCGGATGTACAGTGGGGTGTGCATATTGCTATGCCCGCAATAATGTGAAACGCTGGCATATGATTGATGACTTTGCTGACCCTGAATTCTTTCCGGGTAAACTCAAGATGATGGAAAAGAAACGTCCGCAGAACTTTCTTCTTACCGGCATGAGCGATCTTTCCGGCTGGAAGTCAGAATGGAGAGACGAGGTATTTGAAAAAATCCGTGAAAATCCACAGCATCAGTTCCTGTTCCTTACAAAGCGACCAGATCTGCTGGATTTTGATACAGATTTGGAAAACGCATGGTTTGGTGTTACGGTGACGAGAAAAGCAGAACTGTGGCGTATTGACGCACTACGGGAAAATGTCAGAGCAAAACACTATCATGTTACCTTTGAGCCGCTATTCGACAATCCAGGTTCAGTTGATCTTTCCGGGATCAACTGGATCGTTGTCGGCACCATGACTGGAGTTCAGAGCAGGAAGGTTCATACGGAGCCGGAGTGGGCATGGTCTCTGACAGATCAGGCGCATGTGCTTGACATTCCGGTATTTATGAAGGAAGATCTTGTCCCTATCATAGGGAATGAAAATATGATTCAGGAAATGCCAGATGAATTCAATAAAGTGTTGGAGGTACAGAAATCATGGCAGAAGTAA
- a CDS encoding radical SAM mobile pair protein B: MAEVINGILINEAETKNIMTKSSLPVGGYSVNPYVGCTHACKYCYASFMKRFTGHKEEWGTFLDVKHWPEIKNPKKYAGQRVVIGSVTDGYNPQEEQFGNTRKLLEQLIGSDADILICTKSDLVVRDIDLLKKLGRVTVSWSINTLDENFKNDMDSASSIERRIAAMKQVYEADIRTVCFVSPVFPGITDFEAIFERVKDQCDLFWLENLNLRGGFKKTIMDYIAGKYPDLVPLYDEIYNKHNRSYFEALEVKVEEMAKKYDCPFVDNEMPYGRVPQGHPVIVDYFYHEEIRGTENTGIRNR; the protein is encoded by the coding sequence ATGGCAGAAGTAATAAATGGAATCCTCATTAATGAGGCGGAAACAAAGAACATCATGACCAAGTCCAGTCTGCCTGTAGGCGGTTACTCGGTCAATCCATATGTAGGCTGTACACACGCCTGCAAGTATTGCTATGCTTCTTTTATGAAGCGCTTTACCGGACACAAGGAGGAATGGGGCACTTTCCTTGATGTGAAGCATTGGCCGGAAATTAAGAATCCGAAGAAATATGCCGGACAGCGGGTGGTCATCGGTTCTGTGACAGATGGCTACAATCCACAGGAGGAGCAATTCGGGAATACCAGAAAACTTCTGGAGCAGCTGATCGGCAGTGACGCAGATATTCTGATCTGCACAAAGTCGGATCTTGTGGTACGAGATATTGATCTGCTGAAGAAGCTTGGACGAGTAACCGTTTCATGGTCGATCAACACACTAGATGAAAATTTCAAGAACGATATGGACTCTGCTTCTAGCATTGAGCGCCGTATCGCTGCTATGAAGCAGGTATATGAAGCAGATATCCGTACAGTCTGTTTCGTATCCCCGGTATTCCCCGGTATCACGGATTTTGAAGCAATCTTTGAGCGGGTAAAGGATCAGTGCGATCTGTTCTGGCTCGAAAATCTCAATCTTCGAGGCGGTTTCAAAAAGACAATTATGGATTATATCGCCGGAAAATATCCTGATCTTGTACCACTTTACGACGAGATCTATAACAAGCATAACCGCAGCTACTTTGAAGCACTTGAAGTAAAAGTTGAGGAAATGGCTAAGAAGTATGATTGTCCCTTTGTGGATAATGAAATGCCTTATGGCAGAGTCCCGCAGGGACATCCGGTGATCGTAGATTATTTCTATCATGAGGAAATCCGAGGGACAGAGAATACAGGAATAAGAAATCGTTAA
- the ltrA gene encoding group II intron reverse transcriptase/maturase codes for MDTSSLMEQILSSDNLNRAYLQVVRNKGAEGVDGMKCTELKEHLAKNGEIIKEQLRTRKYKPQPVRRVEIPKPDGGFRNLGVPTVTDRFIQQAIAQVLTPIYEEQFHDHSYGFRPNRCAQQAILTALDMMNEGNDWIVDIDLEKFFDTVNHDKLMTIIGRTIKDGDVISIIRKYLVSGIMIDDEYEDSIVGTPQGGNLSPLLANIMLNELDKEMEKRGLNFVRYADDCIIMVGSEMSANRVMRNISRFIEEKLGLKVNMTKSKVDRPRGLKYLGFGFYFDSRAHQFKAKPHAKSVAKFKRRMKELTCRSWGVSNSYKVEKLNQLIRGWINYFKIGSMKVLCATLDQSIRFRLRMCIWKHWKTPQNRAKNLIKLGVYKKLAYSTAYNGARIAHCCQGGAMNVAVTKERLTRFGLISMLDYYTERCVTC; via the coding sequence ATGGACACAAGTAGTCTAATGGAGCAGATATTATCTAGCGATAACCTCAACAGAGCATATCTGCAGGTCGTACGAAACAAAGGTGCAGAGGGAGTGGACGGAATGAAGTGCACAGAACTTAAGGAACATCTTGCAAAGAACGGCGAAATCATTAAGGAGCAGCTGAGGACAAGAAAGTATAAACCTCAGCCAGTACGGAGAGTGGAGATACCAAAACCCGATGGCGGTTTCAGAAACCTGGGAGTGCCAACAGTAACAGACAGATTTATACAACAAGCTATTGCACAGGTCTTAACACCAATCTATGAGGAGCAGTTCCATGATCATAGTTATGGATTCAGACCGAACAGATGTGCACAACAGGCAATCCTGACAGCACTTGATATGATGAACGAGGGCAACGACTGGATTGTAGACATTGACTTGGAAAAGTTCTTTGACACAGTAAACCATGACAAGCTTATGACCATCATAGGCAGAACTATAAAAGATGGAGATGTTATCTCTATCATTAGGAAATATCTTGTCAGTGGAATCATGATTGATGATGAGTATGAGGATTCTATTGTGGGAACACCACAAGGAGGAAATCTTTCACCATTACTGGCAAATATCATGCTGAATGAACTTGATAAGGAAATGGAAAAGAGAGGGCTTAACTTTGTACGATACGCGGATGACTGTATTATTATGGTCGGAAGCGAAATGTCTGCCAATCGTGTAATGAGAAACATATCTCGTTTTATTGAAGAGAAACTAGGACTCAAAGTTAACATGACCAAGAGCAAAGTAGATAGACCAAGAGGATTGAAATATCTGGGTTTCGGATTCTACTTTGATTCAAGAGCACACCAATTTAAGGCAAAACCACATGCAAAATCAGTAGCAAAGTTCAAGAGGCGAATGAAAGAACTCACTTGTCGTAGCTGGGGCGTTAGTAACAGCTATAAGGTTGAGAAACTTAATCAGCTTATCAGAGGGTGGATTAACTACTTTAAAATAGGTAGTATGAAGGTGTTATGTGCCACGCTCGACCAAAGCATAAGATTTCGATTGCGCATGTGTATATGGAAACATTGGAAAACTCCACAGAATCGCGCGAAGAACTTAATAAAGCTAGGGGTATATAAGAAACTAGCGTACTCAACGGCTTATAATGGTGCGAGAATCGCACACTGCTGTCAAGGCGGTGCCATGAATGTAGCCGTTACAAAAGAAAGACTAACCCGTTTTGGATTAATCTCAATGTTAGATTACTACACCGAAAGGTGTGTTACTTGTTAA